In Bradyrhizobium paxllaeri, the genomic stretch CCTCCTGGCGGCCTGCGCCTCCGATATCATGCTGCAAAGCGTGCAGTTCAATCTCAGGGAAGTGGACGCCAACACCGTCATGCGCCTGTTTCCGGGGATGTCGGGCATGGAAATCAAATACGCGCGTTGTCCGACGCCGTAGCCGAGATACGGTCGGGCGATGCCTTGATTCAAGTCAAGGCCGCACTCCATGGCACGGGTTGAATGCCGCGCACCATGGAGGACCTTATGGCTACTGAAACACACCGCCGGACATTGCTCCGCACTTCGGCGACGGCTATCTCGATCGGCGTGCTTTCCCTTGTCGCAACGCAAGGCGCACGCGCCGACGATCCCGCCAAAATCCTGAAAGGCATGACAGACTATCTCGCCGGTCAGAAATCGCTCTCGGCAAAATTCGACAGCGACATCGAGATTGTCACGCCGGGGTTGCAGAAGATCCAGTTCACGAGCTCCGGCGAAATGAAGATGAATCGTCCCGACAAGCTGCGCGTCCGCCGCACCGGCGGCTATGCCGATGTCGAGCTGGTCTATGACGGCAAGACGGTCTCGCTCTACGGTAACAACGCAAAATCCTATGTGCAGTCCGATCTCGCGGGCACCGTGGATCAGGTGATCGACACGCTGCAGTCCCGATCGGGCGCGGGGCTGCCCGGCGCCGACTTGCTGCTTTCCAATTCCTACGACCAGTTGATGGCCGACGTCGTCGAAGGCAAGCATATCGGGCTCGGCGTGGTAGACGGCGTCGAATGCGAACATCTGGCGTTTCGCGGTGTCGACACCGACTGGCAGATCTGGGTCGAGCCCGGCGCAAAACCCGTGCCGCGCAAATATGTGATCACCAGCAAGACCGTGACCGGCGCACCGCAATACACGCTGAAGATCAAGGACTGGAAGACGGAGGCGAACGCCGACGGCGATTTTGCGTTCAAGCCGCCGACAGACGCAACCAAGGTCGCGCTCGATTCTGCCGTCATGATCGAGTTCGACGAAATTCCGCCCGGCACACCCGCAGGAGCAAAGAAATGACCGCCTCGCGCAAATTGACTTTCACTTTTGCCGCCGCCGCTGCGCTCGCCGTCGGCCTGTTCTGGAACGGCGAGACTGCAGTGAACAACGGCCTGGTCACGTCGGCGGAGGCGCGCATTGGACGTCCGCTGACGCCGATGAGCTATGCCGGCGTGGCGCGGCGTACCACGCGGCGGGCCGTTGCGGTCGGTGCGGGTGCCGCTGCCGCGGGAGCCGCGGCCGGCGCCTACTACGGATCGGGTTGCGTCCAGGCGGTGGATGCCTACGGCCGGGTCGTCACGCGCTGCTAGCGGGTGGTGCCAGGTAACCGGCGAGGGGGACTTTGCCACAGTTTCCCTGCGCGCTAAATCATGCTGCTATGGCTTCGTGTTGTGCTGTGCAACAGGAAGCTAGGCAGCGGTGACGGGTCGCTCGGGGATCAAGATCGGCGAAAGGCGTCTGACCAGAATGGTCTGGCGCCTTTTCGTGCTGTTGGCGTTGATCAGCTCGGCACCGGTCTACGCCGGCCAGCCCGACCACAAACGGATCATGATTCTGCACTCGGTCGGCCGGGAATTTCGGCCCTGGAACGAATATGCGAGGACCATGCGCGCCGAGCTGGACCGCCAGTCGCCCTGGCCGCTGGATGTTCAGGAGCATTCCCTCGTTGCTGCGCGCTCCGCCGACGTCAATTCGGAAACCCCGTTTCTTCAGTATCTGCAGGCGCTCTACGCCAACCATCTGCCCGACCTCGTCATCGTTGTCGGCGCGCCCGCGGCTTCGTTCATTCAACGCAACCGCGCGCAGCTTTTTCCTGCAACGCCGATGCTGTTTACGACCATTGAGGCTCGCCGTGTCCAGCATTCCGCTTTGACCAGCAATGACACGGTCGTCGCGGTCACCCACAGATTCCTCGTTCTGTTCGAGAACTTCCTCAGGATATCGCCTGACACAAAGACGATCGCGATCGTGAATGGCGACTCGCCGAACGAGCGATTCTGGCGAGGCGAAATGGTGAGGGAGCTGAAGCCGCTCGAGGGAAGAATAGAGATAAGGTGGTACGACAAGCTGCCCTATGAGGACACGCTGAGGCAGCTTGCCACCCTGCCGTCGCACTCCGCGATCTTCTGGTACCAAATGGTTGCCGATGCCACCGGTGTCGCGCACGAAGGCGGCCGGGCGCTGACGAGGCTCTACAACGTCGCCAATGCGCCGATCTTTACGCATGACGACTCGTTCTTCGGCAGGGAAATCGTCGGCGGGCCGATGCATTCGGCGCTCGGCCGCAGCCGGACCGCCGTGAGCGTGGCAATTCGCATTCTCGGTGGTGAGAACCCGGGCGACATCAAGACACCACCCAGCGAATTTGCAGCGGCCAAATACGATTGGCGAGAATTGCAGCGATGGGGCATTAGCGAAGCGCTGCTGCCGCCGGGTAGCGAGGTCTATTTTCGCGAGGCCTCTGCCTGGGAGAAATACCGTTGGCAGATCGCGGCCGCCTGCGGTGTTGTCCTGCTGCAGGCGGCGCTGATCTCTATCTTGCTCTACGAGCGGCGGCGCCGTCGTTTCGCCGAGGTCGAGGCGCGCCAGCGCATGTCGGAACTCGCCCATGTCAACCGCTATTCCATGGCGGGCGAGCTCACCACGTCGATCGCCCATGAGCTCAACCAGCCGCTCGGCTCGATCCTCGTCAACACCGAGACCGCAGCCCTGATGCTGGATTCGCCGACGCTCGACGTGAGCGAGCTGAAGGAGATACTTTCCGACATAAGGCGCGACGACCAGCGCGCAGGGGAGGTGATCAGACGGTTGCGCAGTCTGCTGAAGCGTGCGCCGTTCGAGGCCAGGGAGATCGACCTCAACGAGGCGGTCGGCGAGACCCTCGATCTCGTATCCGGCCTTGCCCATGCGAGAGGAGTTACCGTGGAAAGAGCGCTCAGCGCTGTCCCCCTCCCTGTGAAGGGAGACCGTATTCAACTGCAGCAGGTCCTGCTCAACCTGTTCATGAACGCTGCGGACGCGATGGCGCATCTGGATAGAGCGCGGCGCCGGATCGTCGTGCGCACCGCGCGGGATCGCGATTACGCCGAGATCGAGATTGCCGATCATGGCCCGGGCATCCTCGCCGGAAAACTGGCGGAAATATTCGAGCCCTTCTACACCTCCAAGCCCAGCGGCATGGGGATGGGACTGTCCATCGCGCGCACCATCGTCGAGGCGCATGACGGCGAGATTTCAGCAGAAAACCGGAGCGGAGAGGGCGCGCTGTTCCGGATCCGGTTGCCGCTGGTGCACTCTAGCGCGCTCGCGGCATCTTGATTCCGAGCGCCCGCTCGGCGGCCGACATCACCGTCGCGCGCGGGCTTGTCGCGCAAAAGTCCTTCACGGTCTTGGCGGCTTGCGCGAACTGGTAGAGGTCAATGGTGGTGTTGCGGACGCTCGCATTGTAATAGCCGCTCAGCCACATCGTGATGCCGGCGAAATCCTGGAAGCCGAGCTTGGTAAGCTCGCCGCACGTCATCCTGCTCATGTCGACCACCATCTTGTCCTCCGCGGCCGCTTGCGACCAGGCCAGCAGCAAGGCGGCAAGCGTGGCGGCGATCAGCTTTGACGTGCGCATGTTCGAAACTCCGGCATCACCCTGCAAGGTAAGAGGCCGCCATGGGGGTGACGGCCTCTTGGTGTCGCTCTGGGGGAGCGGCTTGCCGGGTGGGTGGGCGCCGGCTGCTCGACTCTTGCAGGGCGAAGCCGGGCAGCGTTGATCTGGATCAATGGATCGGCTCGCGCGCGGTTGGCTTGATGTCGACCGAGCCTTGGCAAAGCGGCTGTTCGGATCGACGGTCGCCTGAGGCACTGTCAGAGCACGCCGCATGAACCCGATGAGATTGCCGACCTGGCTGCGGATCGCCCTGGTGGCCGGCGTCTTCCTGCTGGTGGCAGGCGCCGGCTTTCTTGGATATCGCTGGTACACGAAGCCGACGACATTGACGGTCGCGGTGGGGTCGCTGGATGGGGAGGCGAGCCGGCTGGTGACGGCCATCGCGCGCAAGCTGACGCAGTTGAACGCGCCCGTGCGGTTCAACATGGTCGAGACCGGCAGCGTGCTGGATGCGGCGACAGCCTTCTCCTCCGGCAAGGTCGATCTTGCGATCGTGCGCGGCGATGTCGGCGATCTGTCACAGGCGCAAGCGGTCGTGGTGGTCGCGCATGCGGTGGCGTTGCTGGTCGCGCCGCCGGGCTCGCCGATCTCGGATATCGCCGGATTGAAGCGGGTTACCGTGGGGGTCGTCGGCGGTGACGTCAATCGGAAGATCGTCAAGGAATTGAGCGACGAGTACGATCTCCCCCGAGCCAACGTGATCTTCAAGAACGTGGCGCCCGCGGACGCGCGAAAGGCGCTTGAGGCAAAGGAGGTCCGCGCGATCTTGATCGTGGTGCCGCTTGCCGAAAAATACCTGACGCTGATCCGTAGCCTGTTTCCACAGAACACCAAGATGTCGCCGGTGCTGATTCCGATCGAGCAGGCCGGCGCCATTGCCGGGCGGGATCGCGCCTATGAGAGCTATGAGGTGCCGAAGGGTACCTTGCGCGGCGCGCCGCCTGTTCCCGCGGAGGACCTGACGACGCTCCGCACCTCGTTCTATCTCGTCGCGCAAAAGAAGCTCAGCAACGATCTCATCACGGATCTGACGCAATCGGTGATGAATGCGCGTCGCGACCTGCTCACGGAGTTGCCGATCCTCGCTCAGGTGACGGCGCCCGATACGGATGCGGATGCTCACCTGCCGGTGCATCCCGGCGCAGCAGCCTTCTATAATGGCACGCAGGAAAGTTTCCTCGACAAATGGGGCAACATCATCTTCCTGGCGCCGATGATCGCTGGCGGACTGGTGTCCGTGCTCGCCGCTGCCTGGAAATTCCTGCGCGCGGACGGGCCGCAGACCCGCGAGCAGGCGCTTGATGCGCTCTATGCGCTGGGGCGGCGCATCCGGGTCAGCGGCAAAGAGGCCGAGCTCGACGAGATCGAGCGCGAAATCGACCGCATCCTGCAGACGCAGCGCCT encodes the following:
- a CDS encoding DUF2092 domain-containing protein, with the translated sequence MATETHRRTLLRTSATAISIGVLSLVATQGARADDPAKILKGMTDYLAGQKSLSAKFDSDIEIVTPGLQKIQFTSSGEMKMNRPDKLRVRRTGGYADVELVYDGKTVSLYGNNAKSYVQSDLAGTVDQVIDTLQSRSGAGLPGADLLLSNSYDQLMADVVEGKHIGLGVVDGVECEHLAFRGVDTDWQIWVEPGAKPVPRKYVITSKTVTGAPQYTLKIKDWKTEANADGDFAFKPPTDATKVALDSAVMIEFDEIPPGTPAGAKK
- a CDS encoding sensor histidine kinase — protein: MVWRLFVLLALISSAPVYAGQPDHKRIMILHSVGREFRPWNEYARTMRAELDRQSPWPLDVQEHSLVAARSADVNSETPFLQYLQALYANHLPDLVIVVGAPAASFIQRNRAQLFPATPMLFTTIEARRVQHSALTSNDTVVAVTHRFLVLFENFLRISPDTKTIAIVNGDSPNERFWRGEMVRELKPLEGRIEIRWYDKLPYEDTLRQLATLPSHSAIFWYQMVADATGVAHEGGRALTRLYNVANAPIFTHDDSFFGREIVGGPMHSALGRSRTAVSVAIRILGGENPGDIKTPPSEFAAAKYDWRELQRWGISEALLPPGSEVYFREASAWEKYRWQIAAACGVVLLQAALISILLYERRRRRFAEVEARQRMSELAHVNRYSMAGELTTSIAHELNQPLGSILVNTETAALMLDSPTLDVSELKEILSDIRRDDQRAGEVIRRLRSLLKRAPFEAREIDLNEAVGETLDLVSGLAHARGVTVERALSAVPLPVKGDRIQLQQVLLNLFMNAADAMAHLDRARRRIVVRTARDRDYAEIEIADHGPGILAGKLAEIFEPFYTSKPSGMGMGLSIARTIVEAHDGEISAENRSGEGALFRIRLPLVHSSALAAS
- a CDS encoding HdeA/HdeB family chaperone; the encoded protein is MRTSKLIAATLAALLLAWSQAAAEDKMVVDMSRMTCGELTKLGFQDFAGITMWLSGYYNASVRNTTIDLYQFAQAAKTVKDFCATSPRATVMSAAERALGIKMPRAR
- a CDS encoding TAXI family TRAP transporter solute-binding subunit, yielding MNPMRLPTWLRIALVAGVFLLVAGAGFLGYRWYTKPTTLTVAVGSLDGEASRLVTAIARKLTQLNAPVRFNMVETGSVLDAATAFSSGKVDLAIVRGDVGDLSQAQAVVVVAHAVALLVAPPGSPISDIAGLKRVTVGVVGGDVNRKIVKELSDEYDLPRANVIFKNVAPADARKALEAKEVRAILIVVPLAEKYLTLIRSLFPQNTKMSPVLIPIEQAGAIAGRDRAYESYEVPKGTLRGAPPVPAEDLTTLRTSFYLVAQKKLSNDLITDLTQSVMNARRDLLTELPILAQVTAPDTDADAHLPVHPGAAAFYNGTQESFLDKWGNIIFLAPMIAGGLVSVLAAAWKFLRADGPQTREQALDALYALGRRIRVSGKEAELDEIEREIDRILQTQRLKAAAGEDETRDVTALNVAAHRLENLIHDRRLVLAPQQGGKAREQVRG